Proteins from one Bifidobacterium sp. ESL0732 genomic window:
- a CDS encoding DNA-directed RNA polymerase subunit beta': MLDVNAFDKLRIGLATTEDIHKWSYGEVKKPETINYRTLKPEKDGLFGEQIFGPTRDWECACGKYKRVRFKGIVCERCGVEVTKSRVRRERMGHIELAAPVTHIWFFKGVPSRLGYLLDIAPKDLEKVIYFAAYMVTSVDEEQRQQDLPDLQDEFDTEIAQLNKRRDNDIEERAKKLEADMAELEASGEAKGSAKSKIRNSAEREMASIRQRYDDQAQRLAAVFDRFKTLKPGDMEGDVDLWQEMCDRYGDYFEGSMGAEAIQKRLRDFDLEAAAKQLREEIDTGSGQRKARALKRLKVVNAFLTTDNKPEAMVLNAIPVIPPDLRPMVQLDGGRFATSDLNDLYRRVINRNNRLKRLIELGAPEIMLNNEKRMLQEAVDSLFDNGRRGRPVTGASNRPLKSLSDMLKGKQGRFRQNLLGKRVDYSGRSVIVVGPSLRMHQCGLPKPMALELFKPFVIKKLVDQNYAQNMKSAKRLVDRQDSSVWDVLEDVISEHPVLLNRAPTLHRLGIQAFEPILVEGKAIHLPPLACAAFNADFDGDQMAVHLPLSVEAQAEARSLMMASDNILKPADGHTVTMPSQDMILGLYFLSTVVEGAKGQGRVLGSVEELRMAVDRHDVDTQAKVLVRLPKDFVLPTGWEPGELKVTDPEPGSPDVVKEERFKDGSYLFATSYGRLKFNETLPVDYPFINEQVAKGKLSTIVDDIATRYSTAQVAATLDALKDLGFTRAPWSGVTMSFSDIVEPPERLSIIHDYEGQADKVNDQYEMGLLTEEERRQELINLWTECTDKVADAMRDNFKDDNNVNIMVQSGARGNWMQIRQISGMRGLVANPKGEIISRPVKSNYREGLSVLEYFISQHGARKGLADTALRTAESGYLTRRLVDVAQEVIVREEDCGTKKGLAIKIADRDEDGNLVLVKDADGGPYSRLLSDDVIDPKDGKTVLYKRGDALSMDVLRDMVAHGVEEVKARSVLTCESKRGVCAKCYGWSLATNRLVDVGEAVGVVAAQSIGEPGTQLTLRSFHSGGVASASDITQGLPRVTELFEARTPKGEAPITEYPGTVKVEDSDHGRQVTLTPDDTTIEPITYPVTRRAPLLVKDGDHVDTGTQLIEGSVDPKKILRILGPRAAQVNIVEGVHDVYRSQGVDIHDKHLEVIVHQMLRRITVIDSGSTSLLPGELVDQSRFRDANMKAVKEGGKPAAGRPELLGITKASLATDSWLSAASFQETTRVLTEAALEQKSDELKGLKENVIIGKLIPAGTGLARYRNATVEPDKAIRDTIYPNFGLGGDASGSDFGEGGMDDMDFSNIDFGDLKLGDDFNPDDFLNDQGGASELGGDTDFGMGSGADTNSGAGTDNSGSQA; this comes from the coding sequence GTGCTGGACGTCAACGCATTTGACAAACTGAGGATCGGACTCGCCACTACCGAGGACATCCACAAGTGGAGCTACGGCGAAGTCAAGAAGCCGGAAACCATCAACTATAGAACTTTGAAGCCCGAGAAGGACGGCCTGTTCGGAGAGCAGATCTTCGGACCGACCCGCGACTGGGAGTGCGCCTGCGGCAAATACAAGCGCGTGCGCTTCAAGGGCATCGTCTGCGAACGCTGCGGCGTGGAGGTCACCAAATCCCGCGTCCGCCGTGAGCGCATGGGCCACATCGAGCTGGCCGCACCGGTAACCCACATCTGGTTCTTCAAGGGTGTGCCGAGCCGTTTGGGCTATCTGCTCGATATCGCTCCGAAGGACCTCGAGAAGGTCATCTACTTCGCGGCCTACATGGTCACGAGCGTGGATGAGGAGCAGCGACAGCAGGATCTGCCGGACCTGCAGGATGAATTCGACACCGAGATCGCACAGCTCAACAAGCGTCGTGACAACGATATCGAGGAACGCGCCAAGAAGCTCGAAGCCGACATGGCCGAGCTCGAGGCGAGTGGCGAAGCCAAGGGCAGCGCCAAGTCCAAGATCCGCAACTCCGCCGAGCGCGAGATGGCGTCCATTCGCCAGCGCTACGACGATCAGGCACAGCGCCTCGCCGCCGTGTTCGACCGCTTCAAGACCTTGAAGCCGGGCGACATGGAAGGCGACGTCGACTTGTGGCAGGAAATGTGCGACCGCTACGGCGATTACTTTGAAGGCTCCATGGGTGCCGAGGCCATTCAGAAGCGTTTGCGCGACTTCGACCTCGAGGCCGCGGCCAAGCAGCTGCGCGAGGAAATCGACACCGGCTCCGGCCAGCGTAAGGCCCGTGCTCTGAAGCGTTTGAAGGTCGTCAACGCCTTCCTCACCACGGACAACAAGCCCGAGGCGATGGTGTTGAACGCGATCCCGGTCATTCCTCCGGACCTGCGCCCGATGGTGCAGCTCGACGGTGGCCGTTTCGCCACCTCCGACTTGAACGACCTCTATCGTCGCGTCATCAACCGCAACAACCGTTTGAAGAGGCTTATCGAGCTCGGCGCCCCCGAGATCATGCTCAACAACGAAAAGCGCATGCTGCAGGAAGCCGTTGACTCTTTGTTCGACAACGGCCGTCGTGGCCGCCCTGTCACCGGCGCCTCGAACCGTCCGCTGAAGTCCCTGAGCGATATGCTCAAGGGCAAGCAGGGCCGTTTCCGCCAGAACCTCTTGGGCAAGCGTGTCGATTATTCCGGCCGTTCCGTGATCGTCGTCGGTCCGTCGCTGCGTATGCATCAGTGCGGCCTGCCGAAGCCGATGGCACTGGAGCTCTTCAAGCCCTTCGTCATCAAGAAGCTCGTGGACCAGAATTACGCGCAGAACATGAAGAGCGCCAAGCGCTTGGTCGACCGTCAGGATTCGTCCGTCTGGGACGTGCTCGAAGACGTCATCAGCGAGCACCCGGTGCTCCTGAACCGTGCGCCCACGCTGCACAGGCTCGGCATTCAGGCCTTTGAGCCGATTCTGGTCGAAGGCAAGGCCATCCACCTGCCGCCGCTCGCTTGCGCCGCGTTCAACGCAGACTTCGATGGCGACCAGATGGCCGTCCACCTTCCGCTGAGCGTCGAGGCACAGGCCGAGGCCCGCTCCTTGATGATGGCATCCGACAACATCCTGAAGCCCGCAGACGGCCACACCGTCACCATGCCGAGCCAGGATATGATTTTGGGTCTTTACTTCCTTTCCACTGTGGTGGAAGGCGCCAAGGGGCAGGGCCGCGTGCTGGGTTCCGTCGAGGAACTGCGTATGGCCGTTGACCGTCACGACGTCGATACCCAGGCCAAGGTGCTCGTGCGCCTGCCCAAGGACTTCGTCCTGCCGACCGGCTGGGAGCCTGGCGAGCTCAAGGTCACCGATCCTGAGCCGGGCAGCCCCGATGTGGTCAAGGAAGAGCGTTTCAAGGACGGTTCCTACCTCTTCGCCACTTCCTACGGCCGTCTGAAGTTCAACGAGACCCTGCCTGTCGACTACCCGTTCATCAATGAGCAAGTCGCCAAGGGCAAGCTTTCCACAATCGTCGACGACATCGCCACGCGCTACTCCACCGCACAGGTGGCAGCCACGCTGGATGCCCTGAAGGACCTTGGCTTCACCCGCGCTCCTTGGTCGGGCGTCACGATGTCCTTCTCCGACATCGTCGAGCCGCCGGAGCGTCTCTCCATCATCCACGACTACGAAGGCCAGGCCGACAAGGTCAACGACCAGTACGAAATGGGTCTGTTGACCGAGGAGGAGCGTCGTCAGGAGCTCATCAACCTGTGGACCGAATGCACCGACAAGGTCGCAGACGCCATGCGCGATAACTTCAAGGACGACAACAACGTCAACATCATGGTGCAGTCCGGAGCCCGTGGAAACTGGATGCAGATTCGCCAGATTTCCGGCATGCGTGGCTTGGTGGCAAACCCGAAGGGCGAGATCATCTCCCGCCCGGTCAAGTCCAACTACCGCGAAGGCCTCTCCGTCTTGGAGTACTTCATCTCCCAGCATGGCGCTCGTAAGGGCTTGGCCGATACCGCACTTCGTACCGCGGAATCCGGCTACCTCACCCGTCGTCTCGTCGACGTGGCCCAGGAGGTCATCGTTCGTGAGGAGGATTGCGGCACCAAGAAGGGTCTGGCAATCAAGATCGCCGACCGCGATGAGGACGGCAATCTCGTGCTCGTCAAGGACGCGGACGGTGGTCCATACTCCCGTCTGCTCTCCGACGACGTCATCGACCCGAAGGACGGCAAGACCGTGCTCTACAAGCGCGGAGACGCCCTTTCCATGGACGTGCTGCGCGATATGGTCGCCCACGGCGTCGAAGAGGTCAAGGCCCGCTCTGTGCTGACCTGTGAGTCCAAGCGTGGTGTGTGCGCGAAGTGCTACGGCTGGTCGCTGGCCACCAATCGTCTGGTGGATGTCGGCGAAGCCGTCGGCGTCGTCGCGGCACAGTCCATTGGCGAGCCTGGTACGCAGTTGACACTTCGTTCCTTCCATTCCGGCGGCGTCGCTTCCGCTTCCGATATCACCCAGGGTCTTCCCCGTGTCACCGAGCTCTTCGAGGCGCGTACGCCTAAGGGCGAGGCTCCGATCACGGAGTACCCGGGCACCGTCAAGGTCGAGGATTCCGACCACGGCCGTCAGGTCACGCTGACCCCGGACGATACGACCATCGAGCCGATCACCTACCCGGTGACCCGTCGCGCGCCGCTGCTCGTCAAGGACGGCGACCACGTCGACACTGGCACCCAGCTGATCGAAGGCTCCGTCGATCCGAAGAAGATTCTTCGTATCCTCGGCCCTCGCGCGGCTCAGGTCAACATCGTCGAGGGCGTGCACGACGTGTACCGTTCGCAGGGCGTGGACATCCACGACAAGCACCTCGAGGTCATCGTCCACCAGATGCTTCGCCGCATCACGGTGATTGATTCCGGTTCGACGAGCCTGCTGCCCGGTGAACTGGTTGATCAGTCGAGGTTCCGTGACGCTAATATGAAGGCCGTGAAAGAAGGCGGCAAGCCCGCTGCCGGCCGTCCGGAGCTTCTGGGCATCACCAAGGCTTCGCTGGCCACCGATTCCTGGCTGTCTGCCGCTTCGTTCCAGGAGACCACCCGTGTGCTTACGGAGGCCGCGCTGGAGCAGAAGTCCGACGAGCTCAAGGGCTTGAAGGAGAATGTCATCATCGGCAAGCTCATCCCTGCCGGCACCGGCCTGGCGCGTTACCGCAACGCGACGGTCGAGCCCGACAAGGCCATCCGCGACACCATCTACCCGAACTTCGGTTTGGGTGGGGACGCGTCCGGTTCCGACTTCGGCGAGGGCGGCATGGACGATATGGACTTCTCCAATATCGACTTCGGCGACCTGAAGCTTGGCGACGACTTCAACCCTGATGATTTCCTCAACGATCAGGGCGGGGCCAGCGAGCTCGGTGGCGACACCGATTTCGGTATGGGCTCTGGCGCCGACACCAATTCGGGTGCTGGAACCGACAACTCCGGTTCGCAGGCCTGA
- a CDS encoding FHA domain-containing protein — MSTLPFPPPPELGWYDDDATVVSANQAVGDEPEQGSSADQTPQALVDKAVEARKPAVDDSWTSSTPQTNSEGDIEDWDGTVLSTAFMAEKPKKRYRLHNDATGQDILLDKSALLGRNVSATVPEGAMSIKLADPTRTVSRNHAAVSYDKDGTLWIEDYGSLNGTYIIEDDHERQVKDSPVQLLAPTTLRIGDQFFKLTEEE; from the coding sequence ATGAGCACTTTGCCTTTTCCGCCACCACCGGAGCTCGGTTGGTATGACGATGACGCCACAGTAGTATCCGCGAATCAGGCCGTGGGCGATGAGCCCGAACAGGGTTCAAGCGCGGACCAGACCCCGCAGGCGCTTGTGGACAAGGCTGTCGAGGCAAGGAAGCCTGCCGTGGACGATTCTTGGACTTCCTCTACTCCGCAGACCAACAGTGAAGGCGACATCGAGGACTGGGACGGCACGGTGCTTTCCACCGCGTTCATGGCCGAAAAGCCCAAGAAGCGCTACCGTCTGCACAACGACGCCACTGGTCAGGATATTCTGCTCGACAAGAGTGCCCTGCTCGGCCGCAATGTTTCGGCCACCGTGCCGGAAGGTGCAATGTCGATCAAGCTTGCCGACCCGACGCGCACGGTTTCGCGCAACCATGCCGCCGTGAGCTATGACAAGGATGGAACACTGTGGATTGAGGATTACGGTTCGCTCAACGGCACGTATATCATCGAAGACGACCATGAGCGGCAGGTCAAGGATAGCCCGGTGCAGCTTCTGGCCCCTACGACGTTGCGGATCGGCGATCAGTTCTTCAAGCTCACCGAAGAAGAATAG